Part of the Lolium rigidum isolate FL_2022 chromosome 6, APGP_CSIRO_Lrig_0.1, whole genome shotgun sequence genome, TTTGATTCAGCCAGAACCCCATTGGAGTTGGACAGAAGAACTGAAGTGGCAGTCACTTACTTGAAAGGTGATGCAATCCACTGGTGGAGAGGGACTACTGTGCTATAAATTTTCAATATGTGCAAAGGGGCTTAGTCAGGTCTCTAAGCCTGTCAGCATGTTGTGTCCCTTCACCCCATCGATTTCTTCCTTCCCAGTTCACCCATTTGCATGACTGGGCCTCTGGCCAGGGAGGATGATCATGTTGCTGATCAGAAAGTAGGCGAGTTCCAAGAGTCAATCAAAGAGTTTGGTTCCGTTGCCTGCTTAACACTGGTACTTTTACCATTGACATTTCAATAGCAGGATTAAGGATTTTGCAAAGCATTGTATCTTTGGGCGCCTAAGCAAACAGCCAAATCAGTAGCAAACTAACTAGCACACAGGATGAGAACTTTCAAGTTAGCCTCGTCAATTTAGTGTTGATTACAGGGTGCCCCGGAATAAGATGTTGCAGCTAGGAGGGAAAAGATGCATACACGTGCTACTTCCATCTCCAAGATAGGTACAAAAACCCAAAGACAACGACTCAGACAGTGCTGAATCCAGGATTTTGCGGCACCAATTATTATTGATGCAACATGGAGCAACCGAACAGAAAGGTTTCTCCCATAAAAGAATCAATCACGCTATATACTGACTGATAGAAGGAAGCACTCTAACTGAAATATATCAAATTAAACCGTGAACCCATGTCAGAGAAACATAAGTGAATGCCCTTCTAACTCTAGATATGAATGAAGTATTACACTTGGTATTTAGCACATGGAATAGCATCAACTGTATCTTCTCACCCTTCCATTGCTTCCCACCAGGGTAGGTTGGGATCAGTCTTTCGAAGAACTGCTGCTTGCGCCACCCTTCTTCCCGCCATATTTCTGGGAACCAGATGGAAAGAGACTATGATGAATGAAACTGTAAAGGATGAGGAGTTGAATAATATGCTATTCAACTACCCGGACAGGTATTCTCAAGAACCCATGATACCCCTAAGAATTGATCTTAGGCAGATGGCAAGCAGTGGACAAACATAACTGAACAGCACACACTAACCTGCTTCCCGATGTTGAATGGCACATATTTGTACTTGACCATATGCAGGATCTGGCGCTTCATCGTCAGGACAAAAAGTACAATCCAGTAGCAGAGAAGTATGGGCCAGAAGACAGGAACGTCGAATACAGAGAAGAAAGTCATGACAAAAGCTACGACAAAAGCTTTTGTGATTGCATACCTGAAGTGTAAGCAAACAAATATTATAGATGTGCCGTGTAAGAGGAATGTACCACAAATAcagaacagaaaataaaatataagCACCGTGTACATAGAGAAGCACAGTTCATGCTGTACCCAGATATGATTGCTAGCAAAAGCAGTTTCTGACTTTCTATAAGAAAGCATGCAGCTAATAGTAGTTTCGTTGGATCACAATGGATGTGCCCAAATTCTATTGTCATAGAAAATGTAATAAACTCAACAATGTCACTACTGGTGATAGAATATCAAAGAAGATCTCAAGGAATTACTTTAAGTTCCTAAAAAGCACTACCATAAGTTTGATCGACTTTGATTAACTCAGATAGACACATAACCAAAAAAGCAGTTTCTGACTTCTAATGAAAGTTTTGTGGGATCACAATGCACATGCCCCAATTATACCGTCATAGGACACATAAACTCTACAATGTCACTAGTTGTGATGGACTATCAATGAAAAGCTTAAAGAATCACTGGAGTTCCTAACATTACAATACTACAAGTTCCAGCAACTTTGGAACACGTAAACTCAACAATGTCACTAGGGGTGATGGACTATCAATGAAAAGCTTAAAGGATCACTGAAAGTTTCTAACATTACTACAAGGTCCAGCGACTTCGATTAATTCAGATAGACATAATAAAAACCGTTTGACCCTAACCAAAATAACAAAAGTTCAATTTGATTGGACAACAAATGTACGTGGGTAATATGCTACAGTGGTTTATTCGGGTAACTCAACTGCAGTCAGAGACAGTGACACTAACGATAGGATTCAAGATTTTTAGATTGCTGGTGAACAAGTCCAGGGAAAGATGAAGACTATAATGATTataatctgttggagatatgttcGGGGTAGCATCCATACTCCATCTGGTTTCTACGACGATAAAAGCAGCGACCAGACAACCAAACAAGGGAGTGTGTTTCTTATTTCCAGATGTCAATGTTTCCATTATGCACAAATTTTCAACAGTAGgttagacaaaaaaaaaagacaaaactcacacctacgataccACTTACCACAAAGCAACAGTTACAGTAACAAGTAAATAAGCATCGTTCCCCGACTATAGATGGATGTTTTACCAACACAAGTTTACGAATTTTGGTGTGCCAAAAGTTACCTTCATATCATGCAAGCAAACAAGCCAAGGTGTGTAGACCATACATGAACAGTCAGTAAGGTAGCAGTAGAGAGCAAGAAGGAACAAAGGCTTTAAGAAGCTAAATTAGAATGCAACAACACACTTGAGCAGTGGTTGTGATTGACAAGGACGTGTAACTAACAAACTTGCAGTCTGACTTGGAACCAGCTGAGCTTAAGTTCGAAATACCACAGATTTGTGATCCATGGACTATACGACCAGTGACAAGCTGTACAATTATATTTGTACTCAAGTACACCTGTGTTGGTAGATCAACAATACCAAGACGAACTGCCTGGGCACCTAGCTTTCAGTAATTTGATTCGTTGAATGGCACAGTTGGTTTGACAAACGTAAAAAGATGGTCATTTATTCACTAGATATAGAGATATAACGAGGCGTAGTTGACTAATACTACAATGATGACGAGTCGCGGAAAGAGATTATTCGGTTAACCCAAACTAATCTGCCCCGTGTGAGATAGGATCGCCGCAGCGATCTGCACGAGGCAAGGCTGAACTAGGCGGCAGATCACGGCCGGTAGATACGGACAAGCTAGGTCGGCAGATCTGGGAGATCTGAGCAGAGATCTGGGAGACGGAGGAGTAGGCCGTACCAGAACTTGAACTCCGGGAGGCGCCTGATGAAGGGCTTGAACTCGTCGGATCCTCGGGTGGGCAGCGCGGGCCCGTCCTGCGCGGCGGAGGGGTCGAGCTCGGGGTCGACCATGGGTGAGAGGAAGCCGATGAGGAGGTTGAGTAGGTAGATCCCGAGGCCGTAGCTGACGATGTAGAAGCCGTGGACCATGTAGACCCTGAGGGCgtagatggcggcgacggcgagggtgcCGACCCAGCGGCCGGTGGCGTGCGGGGTGGAGCGGTCGAGGTAGTACTGGAACGCCCGCGACGCGTCGCTCCGCCACTtggccgcggcggccgcggccgcgccgccgcctccggcgcCGGCGGAGTCGCCGGAGTCCATGGTGGGGGGAGGTGGGGAACCCTAGCCGAGCTGGGGTGCGGGAGAGGGGGCGACGACCTGGGCTCTCcg contains:
- the LOC124661556 gene encoding protein RER1B-like, whose amino-acid sequence is MDSGDSAGAGGGGAAAAAAAKWRSDASRAFQYYLDRSTPHATGRWVGTLAVAAIYALRVYMVHGFYIVSYGLGIYLLNLLIGFLSPMVDPELDPSAAQDGPALPTRGSDEFKPFIRRLPEFKFWYAITKAFVVAFVMTFFSVFDVPVFWPILLCYWIVLFVLTMKRQILHMVKYKYVPFNIGKQKYGGKKGGASSSSSKD